The DNA sequence TTTTCAATAAAGCTTATGTAAATATGAATGATATAGTTGATTATATAAAAGATTTAGATAAACTTGACTATAAAGGGCAAAGATATAAATATTATAAACTTAAGGACTCTAGAGGAATTATAAGTATAGATACTCATAACGATTCTAGTGTATGTACAATGTGTAATGAAATTATTTTAGACGAATTTGGATTTTTAAAGCCTTGTATACATTCTAAATTGGGTATTAATATAGAAAAATACATAAATAAACCTCTTTTATTTAAAGAGGCTATTAGACAAAATATATATAAAAAAGATAATAAAAATTTATCATTTAATTAAAAATGTAGTATCTATACAGATACTACATTTTTTTTACCTTCTCTAAATTCTAAAATTGACTTTATCATATCAGTTCTTATACTTTCACCTAAATCAATTGTTTTAATTTTAGGATTTTCAATATGGCTATAAATCGGATCTAGAAACTCTATTTCTACATTTGCTGATTTAATTTTACCTATAGGCTCATACCCATTATAAATCTCTTTAGAATTTTTAATTACTAATGGAACTATAGGGCATTTAGCTTTGTATGCTATTTTTAAAGCTCCAGATTTAAATTCAGAAACTAAAGATTTTGGATCTTTTACCCAAGTTAAGTCTCCTTCTGGAAAAACTGCCATACTATGTCCACTTTTTATAACATTTGAAGCTTCTATAATGCTTTTTAAACCTTCTCTATTATTATGTCTATTAATATATATACTTCTTATTACGTCTGCCCATTTATTAACGATAGGCATCTTTTTCCATATAGGTTCATCTGCAATTATGCATCCTATAGGTCTATCTACACTGGATATTAGTATATAACTATCTAACATACTAGAGTGGTTTATTACAAATAAAACAGGCTCTTTTGGAATCTTTTCTTTTCCTAATACATTTACATTTATTTTTACTAGTTTTAAAGAATTTGTAGCTTGCTTTTTTAGAAAGCTAAACTTATTTTCCATACTATATCTATCAGGATATTTTAAAATTTTGTCTAGTTTAAATAAAGATAATATAAATCCTAAAATTTGAAAAATAGCAAATTTAATATAATTAAACACCTAAATCAATCTCCCTTTTGTATATGATATATTAAATATCTTAATTACCTTAGTTATATACTAGAAAGATTTTATCATAAAATGAAATTTAATAAAAGTCTTGATTAAATAAAGAACTACCTAAAAATTAGGTAGTTCTTTTTAAAAATTAAGCAACATTTTTTTCTTTTTCATCATGGCCATGTCTATTGTATTTTTTAGTATAAACAGTTATTAATAAAATTGCAGCTAAGATATATATAACTGCTGTTATGTAATATGCTTTTGAATATCCACCAGGGATTTTAAATAAAAACAATCTAGTAAATTGACCTGCAATTATAGATGTAACACCTCCAGCTACAAATATTAAAGAGTTATAAGCAGGTCGAGTATTCTTTGAAACAAACTCCATTGGTAATGAGTTCATTATTGGATTTGCACAGTTCATAAATCCTGATCTGAAAAATAACCCTGCTCCAACGGCAAAAACCATTGCACCCCCGAAAATTTTACCATTTGCTATTATAAGCATGAAAGGTGTTGATAAAATAGCTAATCCACCTAATGCAATAACATTTCCTAGTTTTTTAACTACCCATGGTGATATAACCAAGAATATTACCATAGCAAAATATTGATATGAAACTAAGTGAGAAGTTGTTGCTCTAGATATACCCAGTTCGTTATTTAAGAATACAGAGAAATACGGAACAATTAATGAAGCTCCAAATCTTATCATTGCAAAGTATAATAACCATAATAATACATATTTGTTTTTGAATATAGACCAGTCAAATTTTCTTTTTTCATGAGTTTCTTCATAGTAGTCTTGCTTTTTCTCTTTTATAAATAACAGAGGAATTAGAGAAAGAGCAGCTATTACAACAAACATTAATAAAACATCTCGTTGAGCTAAAACAAATTCATGTAATTGATGTGATGACATTGCTTTTAAATTTGCTGTTAATTGACTTGCTTGACTTGAAGATATTCCTAATCTTGATGCAAGTCTAATTACTGAGATACTACCACCAAACCAAGTGGCAAGTGTCATACCTATTACATTTATATACATAGCTCTTGAGAACACTTTAGTTCTATCATCTTCTGTCGTATATGCAGTAAGGTATGGAGGAAGAACAACGTCAAACAATGTAACTCCGACAAATATTGCTAATGTAGCTATTGGATAAATAAAATTAACATCAACATAGGAAATAGCTACCAATGCAATTATTATCATTATAGGTCCAGCAAGTATAATTTTCTTATATCCTAACTTTGGAACTAATAATAGCATAGCTGCGCATACAAAGCTACTTATTCCCATGTAAGTTGCAATTGAACTTGCTGTTGAAATATTAACTTGTTGTAAAAACGTTACAAGTACATCAAAAGCAACCCCACTCATAAGACCCATGAAGGCATAACTAACAATATACACCCAGCTATTGAAGTTAAATCTTTTTAACTCTTGTTGATTCATAAAAAAATCCCTCATTTCATTAAATTTTAAGATATAGCCACAATATATAGGAAAATGTTTCCTATATATTGATTCAATTTTACACCGTATGGAAAATTTTGCAATATAAAATAAAATTAAAGAAAAATAATATAAATTCGTTAAATTTGCTCAAATAAATAAAAAAATCTAAGGTATTCATGCCTATTGTATTATGTATTTAGCTTAAAGTATTTTTAATAAAACTTTTTTCGTTGGCCTTATAAAATTAAGTAAATCTAAAATAAAGCTAACTAAAACTACATAATTTTGAAAATTTTTTTATTCTCCTATTTATATGAAATTTTCTGAATTTTTTTATCTAAGTATAAATTAAAAAATAGTTAATAAAAATCTTTCGTTTTTATGCTAAAAAAATTTTTAGTTATTTTGGCAAATTTTCCTATATGTTTATATTAATTATTTATTTAGGAGTAATATTATTTAAGTAATTTATCATATTATTTAATAGTAAAACTTAATTACATTTTTAAGGAGGTAAGAATTTGAGTAGAAATTTTAACGAAGTTTCAAATGATAAACTTTTTAGAATTCGGATTTTATCAAGTTCAGGTGATAAAATTAGTTTGAAATTTCCAGTAGATTTTGTAAGGAGAATGATAAAAGTTAATGGTTTTAATTGGTTAAATTTTAAAAGTGATTTAATTGATACAAATAATTTATCACAACTAATAATTCATGCATTAAATGACAATTTAACAGGTAATATAGCTAACATACAAACTAAAAATAATGATTCAATAAAAATAAATATAGATTAAAA is a window from the Paraclostridium sordellii genome containing:
- a CDS encoding lysophospholipid acyltransferase family protein; the protein is MFNYIKFAIFQILGFILSLFKLDKILKYPDRYSMENKFSFLKKQATNSLKLVKINVNVLGKEKIPKEPVLFVINHSSMLDSYILISSVDRPIGCIIADEPIWKKMPIVNKWADVIRSIYINRHNNREGLKSIIEASNVIKSGHSMAVFPEGDLTWVKDPKSLVSEFKSGALKIAYKAKCPIVPLVIKNSKEIYNGYEPIGKIKSANVEIEFLDPIYSHIENPKIKTIDLGESIRTDMIKSILEFREGKKNVVSV
- a CDS encoding MFS transporter; translated protein: MNQQELKRFNFNSWVYIVSYAFMGLMSGVAFDVLVTFLQQVNISTASSIATYMGISSFVCAAMLLLVPKLGYKKIILAGPIMIIIALVAISYVDVNFIYPIATLAIFVGVTLFDVVLPPYLTAYTTEDDRTKVFSRAMYINVIGMTLATWFGGSISVIRLASRLGISSSQASQLTANLKAMSSHQLHEFVLAQRDVLLMFVVIAALSLIPLLFIKEKKQDYYEETHEKRKFDWSIFKNKYVLLWLLYFAMIRFGASLIVPYFSVFLNNELGISRATTSHLVSYQYFAMVIFLVISPWVVKKLGNVIALGGLAILSTPFMLIIANGKIFGGAMVFAVGAGLFFRSGFMNCANPIMNSLPMEFVSKNTRPAYNSLIFVAGGVTSIIAGQFTRLFLFKIPGGYSKAYYITAVIYILAAILLITVYTKKYNRHGHDEKEKNVA